From the genome of Sulfurovum sp. NBC37-1, one region includes:
- a CDS encoding methylaspartate mutase, with translation MSLLQREREIIVNNEYIDRFDFEEVEEFIRGASKNLFISHKFKTADHMLVQPRGGFPTYDKVFQLYKEFKEANVDVLPLTIDSNTRLNDYASAKKMLALSEENDVDMLNGYPLVNHGYRTTRKMITHYDTPVSLRHGTPDARLLVETALASGIFEIEGGPITYLLPYSKNFPMDKAFLYWKYVERVCAKYSELNEPINRESFGPLSATLQPPAIVIVIQLLEMLLSLEEGVKSFSVSFSQTGSMLQDIVSSNVIKKLARKYADRFGHEDATINLVYHQWMGAFPRNKEYSDSLINTSTVIAAMVGADKIITKTRNEAFGIPTKEANAMAVANVKYTLGMLKGLPTVGDEEEEENLTNEVDEILEAVFNDGADTLWRKVFNSIKKGYIDIPFSPHIINANEVITIRDPQSNIRILKKGKLPISEKSFAYERSKIKLAEGERVVDKIIQDIGIML, from the coding sequence ATGAGTCTTTTGCAGCGAGAACGTGAGATCATCGTCAATAATGAGTATATAGACCGTTTCGATTTTGAAGAGGTGGAAGAATTCATCAGGGGTGCGAGCAAGAACCTGTTTATCTCCCACAAGTTCAAGACAGCCGACCACATGCTGGTGCAGCCGCGCGGGGGTTTCCCGACCTACGACAAAGTCTTTCAGCTTTACAAAGAGTTCAAAGAGGCCAATGTCGATGTGCTTCCTCTGACCATCGATTCCAATACCCGTCTGAACGACTACGCTTCGGCGAAGAAGATGCTGGCGCTCTCCGAAGAGAACGATGTCGATATGCTCAACGGCTACCCTCTGGTGAACCACGGATATCGTACCACAAGGAAAATGATCACGCATTATGATACGCCTGTCAGTCTGCGTCATGGTACGCCCGATGCGCGTCTGCTGGTCGAGACAGCTCTGGCATCGGGGATATTTGAGATCGAGGGTGGGCCTATTACCTACCTTCTGCCGTATTCCAAGAATTTCCCCATGGATAAAGCATTTCTCTATTGGAAATACGTTGAGAGAGTCTGTGCAAAATACTCTGAACTCAATGAGCCGATCAACCGTGAATCTTTCGGTCCGCTATCTGCTACGCTTCAACCACCGGCCATCGTCATCGTCATCCAGCTCTTGGAGATGCTGCTCTCTCTTGAAGAAGGGGTGAAGTCCTTCTCCGTGAGTTTTTCCCAGACAGGTTCCATGCTGCAGGACATCGTCTCTTCGAATGTCATCAAGAAGCTTGCCCGAAAATATGCCGACAGGTTCGGACATGAAGATGCGACGATCAATCTCGTCTATCACCAGTGGATGGGGGCGTTCCCGAGGAACAAGGAGTACTCCGACTCTCTCATCAACACTTCGACCGTGATCGCTGCGATGGTCGGGGCTGACAAGATCATCACCAAAACACGGAACGAAGCTTTCGGTATCCCGACCAAAGAGGCCAATGCCATGGCGGTCGCCAATGTGAAATATACCCTGGGTATGCTCAAAGGCTTGCCGACGGTCGGCGATGAGGAAGAGGAAGAGAATCTGACTAACGAAGTCGACGAGATCCTTGAAGCGGTATTCAATGATGGGGCAGATACGCTTTGGAGAAAGGTCTTCAACTCCATTAAAAAAGGGTACATAGATATTCCTTTCTCACCGCATATCATCAATGCGAATGAAGTGATCACCATCCGTGACCCGCAGAGCAATATCCGTATTCTGAAAAAAGGAAAACTGCCTATTTCGGAAAAGAGTTTCGCCTATGAACGCTCGAAGATAAAACTGGCCGAGGGGGAACGTGTGGTGGACAAGATCATTCAGGATATAGGGATCATGCTATGA
- a CDS encoding glutamate mutase L — protein sequence MSSKLMIDIGSTYFKVAQEGEIEQYFRDFNKNIFDDLSSKCTSLIEQYSAEDIHICSSANGGLSTLIIGLTNSFSLKYAINIAFNSGINIIDTVLYPRIEQEPVPTEMIDVVIIVGGIDSVENVFDEKLLDYLERVNYQNIVYVGTKKSVPFLQENIKNLVVLENVISDKLKIQEEALKTYLTDLYQADIMGKEDIKQLYGITTNQIFSTPYIVNRSLSEISEHMDVADPFIVVDIGGATTDIHYSRDLVNDNILTDSGYDRLVFKKLGVFKSRESLVHTAKNNEFVFELLEHLNVTENILEEYSEKATRTLMQLAIFLVLYKVSKHHASYIELNLEILNSIVLTGGITKVLTQEEVDDIVLFFYKKILHFHHAPKILLDQNYEIWTYGITGSSLKE from the coding sequence ATGAGTAGTAAATTAATGATAGATATAGGCAGTACCTATTTCAAAGTGGCCCAGGAAGGAGAGATCGAGCAGTATTTCAGGGATTTCAACAAAAATATCTTTGATGATCTCAGTAGCAAGTGTACCAGCCTTATAGAACAGTACAGCGCTGAAGATATCCATATCTGTTCCTCTGCCAACGGTGGCTTGAGTACGCTGATCATCGGGCTGACAAACTCTTTCAGTCTGAAGTATGCCATCAACATTGCATTCAATTCGGGGATCAACATCATCGATACGGTACTGTATCCAAGGATAGAGCAGGAACCCGTACCGACAGAGATGATCGACGTCGTTATCATCGTAGGGGGCATAGACAGCGTAGAGAACGTATTTGACGAAAAGCTCCTGGACTATCTGGAGAGAGTGAATTATCAGAATATCGTCTATGTGGGAACGAAAAAGAGTGTCCCTTTCCTGCAGGAGAACATCAAAAACCTGGTTGTGCTTGAAAATGTAATATCCGACAAGCTCAAGATCCAGGAAGAAGCGCTGAAAACTTATCTGACCGACCTCTATCAGGCAGATATCATGGGGAAAGAGGATATCAAGCAGCTCTATGGGATCACAACCAACCAGATCTTCTCTACACCCTACATCGTCAACCGTTCGCTTTCAGAGATCAGTGAACATATGGACGTGGCCGATCCGTTCATCGTTGTGGATATCGGCGGGGCGACCACGGACATCCACTACAGCCGTGACCTGGTCAACGACAACATTCTGACTGACAGCGGTTATGACAGACTGGTCTTCAAGAAACTGGGTGTCTTCAAATCGCGTGAGAGTCTGGTGCATACCGCAAAGAACAATGAGTTCGTTTTCGAGCTTCTGGAACATTTGAACGTCACGGAGAACATCCTGGAAGAGTACAGTGAAAAGGCCACACGCACTTTGATGCAGCTGGCGATCTTTTTGGTACTTTACAAGGTCTCCAAGCACCATGCCTCTTACATAGAGCTCAATCTGGAGATCCTTAACAGTATCGTGCTTACCGGTGGTATCACCAAGGTACTGACGCAGGAAGAAGTGGATGACATCGTTCTTTTCTTTTATAAAAAGATCCTTCATTTCCACCATGCCCCCAAAATTCTGCTTGATCAAAATTATGAGATCTGGACCTATGGTATTACAGGAAGTTCCCTAAAGGAGTAG
- a CDS encoding AMP-binding protein: MSVNSIRNLLEIAAQSEPEKIGLRHGSETYSYAQLIEKVDQIAHYLATLGLKKGSRIGIYSNKRAEQVIAILAVLSTEYVFVPITRLLKPEQIQHIIDDCNISCIITDKVKIENIKAINFGGKIISYEASEQSDVSLEEIYKCYTAEVKCDVKGHDNAVITYSFGSSGNPRGIVIDHRALTDGARIVSKYLNIQKEDVISGILSFNLDYGLNQIFTTLYKKATLAIHKFVLPSDFFSHLIDENITVLPLMPIHITQMFDEDPHRIPQPEHFRNLRAITSSGGNITPLMVKNITTHFPDTAFYSMHGLTEAFRSAYLDPSQIHIRPNSIGKAIPDVEIFIINEEGEACKPREVGELIHRGACIYKGYWNAPDETAKRFKSIHILDKVLHPEGQLTDEIVIASGDYVYADEEGYIYFVSRKDDMIKTQGFRVSPHEIESVVYANIEEITECAVFSIPNEQIEEEIVMVYGSKHELAKNEILFELKKHLPNYMLPAQIVYKKSMPLKTLHDKVIDKEALRKEFLI, from the coding sequence ATGTCAGTGAACAGTATTCGAAATCTATTGGAGATCGCAGCTCAGAGTGAGCCTGAAAAGATCGGGCTCAGACACGGAAGTGAAACGTACAGCTATGCCCAGCTCATTGAAAAGGTTGACCAGATAGCACACTACCTTGCGACACTGGGGCTGAAAAAAGGAAGCCGGATAGGTATCTATTCGAACAAGCGTGCCGAACAGGTCATCGCCATACTCGCAGTGCTATCTACTGAGTATGTCTTTGTGCCTATCACGAGGCTGCTCAAACCCGAGCAGATCCAGCACATCATCGATGACTGTAACATTTCCTGTATCATTACCGACAAGGTCAAAATAGAAAACATCAAAGCGATAAACTTTGGAGGAAAGATCATCTCCTATGAAGCCAGTGAGCAGAGTGATGTCTCTTTGGAAGAGATATACAAATGCTACACCGCTGAGGTAAAATGTGATGTCAAAGGGCATGACAACGCCGTCATTACCTACAGCTTCGGCTCTTCGGGAAACCCCAGGGGAATCGTCATAGACCACCGCGCCCTGACAGACGGAGCGAGGATCGTCTCTAAGTATCTGAACATTCAAAAAGAGGATGTCATTTCGGGTATCCTGTCGTTTAATCTTGACTACGGTCTGAACCAGATCTTCACGACACTCTACAAAAAAGCGACACTGGCGATCCATAAGTTTGTCCTTCCCTCAGACTTCTTCTCACACCTGATCGATGAGAACATCACGGTACTGCCGTTGATGCCTATACACATTACCCAGATGTTCGATGAAGACCCGCACCGCATCCCGCAGCCGGAACATTTCAGAAATCTTAGAGCGATCACCTCTTCAGGCGGTAACATCACCCCATTGATGGTCAAGAACATCACGACGCATTTTCCCGATACGGCATTCTACTCCATGCACGGTTTGACAGAAGCGTTCCGTTCAGCCTACCTGGACCCTTCCCAGATTCATATTCGCCCCAATTCCATAGGAAAGGCGATCCCCGATGTGGAGATCTTCATCATCAACGAGGAGGGGGAAGCGTGTAAGCCAAGAGAGGTAGGTGAGCTGATCCATCGCGGCGCCTGCATCTACAAAGGGTACTGGAATGCACCCGATGAGACGGCAAAACGTTTCAAGAGTATCCATATTCTTGACAAGGTACTGCACCCTGAAGGGCAGCTGACCGATGAGATCGTCATTGCCAGCGGTGACTATGTCTATGCGGATGAGGAGGGGTATATCTATTTCGTTTCACGCAAAGACGACATGATAAAAACACAGGGCTTCCGTGTCAGTCCCCATGAGATAGAGAGCGTGGTCTATGCCAATATAGAAGAGATCACGGAGTGTGCGGTCTTTTCCATTCCCAATGAGCAGATCGAAGAGGAGATCGTGATGGTATACGGTTCAAAGCATGAACTGGCCAAGAACGAGATACTCTTCGAGCTCAAAAAACACCTGCCGAACTATATGCTCCCCGCACAGATCGTCTACAAAAAGAGTATGCCGCTCAAAACACTGCACGACAAGGTCATCGACAAAGAGGCACTCAGAAAAGAGTTCCTCATTTAA
- a CDS encoding AAA family ATPase — MATAEQIKSLIKSHFSDDLERFRTVALQVAAHEARKGHASLALDLRNILNKEQQKIKHPISFLPTELEGLILAEKTDITQSSLVMNTSLKNRITRILTEYRQKNKLKSHGLDYRRKILLSGAPGTGKTMTAKVLARELHLPLYTIQVDRLVTKFMGETSAKLRQIFDLIKEKPGVYLFDEFDAIGSERTLDNDVGEMRRVLNAFLQFIEQDTSDSLIIAATNHPKLLDHALFRRFDDVLYYDYPEEEERKNLIENILGTFKAIRFEWKSVLKKSEGLSHAEIDHACRDAIKHIILSDQTKVNATLLLQMIKERKKNHLS; from the coding sequence ATGGCAACAGCAGAACAAATCAAATCTTTAATAAAATCACATTTTAGTGATGACTTAGAACGATTTCGTACGGTTGCTCTTCAGGTGGCTGCCCATGAGGCTAGAAAAGGACATGCTTCATTAGCTCTTGATTTACGCAATATTTTAAATAAAGAACAACAAAAAATAAAGCATCCAATAAGTTTTCTCCCTACTGAATTAGAAGGTCTAATTCTTGCTGAAAAAACAGATATTACACAATCGTCTTTAGTTATGAATACTAGTTTGAAGAATAGGATCACTCGCATCTTAACAGAATATAGACAGAAAAATAAACTAAAGTCACATGGATTGGATTATAGGCGAAAAATTTTACTCTCAGGTGCTCCGGGAACAGGAAAAACCATGACAGCAAAAGTTTTAGCACGAGAGTTACATCTTCCTTTGTATACTATACAAGTAGATAGATTGGTAACTAAATTTATGGGTGAAACAAGTGCAAAATTACGGCAAATTTTTGATTTAATTAAAGAAAAGCCTGGAGTTTATTTGTTTGATGAGTTTGATGCAATTGGTAGTGAACGTACACTAGATAATGACGTGGGTGAGATGCGTCGTGTATTAAATGCATTTTTACAGTTTATTGAACAAGATACTTCAGATAGTTTGATCATTGCTGCCACAAATCACCCTAAATTACTTGATCACGCATTGTTCCGTAGATTTGATGATGTCTTATACTATGATTACCCAGAAGAAGAAGAGCGAAAGAATCTTATAGAAAATATCTTAGGCACCTTTAAAGCTATACGTTTTGAATGGAAAAGTGTATTGAAAAAGAGTGAAGGTTTGAGTCATGCCGAGATTGATCATGCATGTAGAGATGCGATTAAGCATATTATTCTTTCAGATCAAACAAAAGTCAATGCCACCCTACTACTTCAGATGATAAAAGAGCGTAAGAAAAATCATCTATCTTAA